In one Zalophus californianus isolate mZalCal1 chromosome 10, mZalCal1.pri.v2, whole genome shotgun sequence genomic region, the following are encoded:
- the POGK gene encoding pogo transposable element with KRAB domain, which yields MESTAYTLNLTLKEEEEEEEIQSRELEDGPTDMQRVRICSEGGWVPALFDEVAIYFSDEEWEVLTEQQKALYREVMRMNYETVLSLEFPFPKPDMITRLEGDEEFQNSDEWQLQGGTFAENEESDVKPPDWAGPMNATPQFAQPQHLDGFGLRLPRDLTELPEWSEGYPFYMAMGFPGYDLSADEIAGKFPFSRGMRRSYDAGFKLMVVEYAESTNNCQAAKQFGVLEKNVRDWRKVKPQLQNAHAMRRAFRGPKNGRFALVDQRVAEYVRYMQAKGDPITREAMQLKALEIAQEMNIPEKGFKASLGWCRRMMRRYDLSLRHKVPVPQQLPEDLTEKLVTYQRSVLALRRAHDYQVAQMGNADETPICLEVPSRVTVDNQGEKPVLVKTPGREKLKITAMLGVLADGRKLPPYIILRGTYIPPGKFPSGMEIRCHRYGWMTEDLMQDWLEVVWRRRTGAAPKQRGMLILNGFRGHATDSVKSSMESMNTDMVIIPGGLTSQLQVLDVVVYKPLNDSVRAQYSNWLLAGNLALSPTGNAKKPPLGLFLEWVMVAWNSISSESIVQGFKKCHISSNLEDEDDVLWEIESELPGGGEAPKDCDTETAREGN from the exons GGAGTGGGAAGTTTTGACGGAGCAACAAAAGGCCCTGTACCGGGAAGTCATGAGGATGAATTATGAAACTGTCCTGTCCCTGG AATTCCCATTCCCTAAGCCAGACATGATCACTCGGTTGGAAGGGGACGAGGAGTTCCAGAATTCTGACGAATGGCAGCTCCAAGGAGGAACCTTTGCAG AAAATGAAGAGTCTGATGTCAAGCCCCCGGATTGGGCGGGTCCGATGAACGCCACCCCGCAGTTTGCTCAACCCCAGCACCTGGACGGGTTTGGCCTCCGCCTGCCCCGGGACCTCACAGAGCTGCCGGAGTGGAGTGAGGGGTACCCCTTCTACATGGCCATGGGCTTCCCGGGGTATGACCTCTCGGCGGACGAGATTGCAGGGAAGTTTCCGTTCAGCAGGGGCATGCGGCGCAGTTACGACGCGGGGTTTAAGTTAATGGTGGTGGAATATGCCGAGAGCACCAACAACTGCCAGGCTGCCAAGCAGTTTGGCGTGCTGGAAAAGAACGTTCGAGACTGGCGCAAAGTGAAGCCACAGCTCCAGAACGCCCACGCCATGCGGCGGGCATTCCGCGGCCCCAAGAATGGGCGCTTTGCCCTGGTGGACCAGCGTGTGGCCGAGTATGTCAGGTACATGCAGGCCAAAGGGGACCCCATCACCCGGGAGGCGATGCAGCTGAAAGCTCTCGAGATCGCCCAGGAAATGAACATTCCGGAGAAAGGGTTCAAGGCTAGCTTGGGCTGGTGTCGAAGAATGATGCGAAGGTACGACTTGTCCCTGAGGCATAAAGTGCCGGTGCCCCAGCAGCTGCCCGAGGACCTGACCGAGAAGCTCGTCACGTACCAGCGCAGCGTGCTGGCCCTGCGCAGGGCGCACGACTACCAGGTGGCCCAGATGGGCAACGCCGACGAGACGCCCATTTGCCTCGAGGTGCCGTCCCGGGTGACAGTGGACAACCAGGGCGAGAAGCCGGTCTTGGTCAAGACGCCAGGCAGGGAGAAGCTAAAAATTACAGCGATGCTGGGTGTCCTGGCAGACGGGAGGAAACTGCCGCCCTACATCATTTTGAGGGGCACGTACATCCCGCCCGGGAAGTTCCCCAGTGGCATGGAAATCCGCTGCCACCGGTACGGGTGGATGACGGAGGACTTGATGCAGGACTGGTTGGAAGTGGTGTGGCGGCGGCGGACGGGCGCGGCGCCCAAGCAGCGCGGGATGCTGATCCTGAACGGCTTCCGTGGCCACGCCACTGACTCGGTGAAGAGCTCCATGGAGAGCATGAACACCGACATGGTCATCATCCCGGGGGGCCTGACCTCGCAGCTACAGGTGTTGGATGTGGTGGTCTACAAGCCGCTAAATGACAGCGTGCGGGCCCAGTACTCCAACTGGCTTCTGGCCGGCAACCTGGCGCTCAGCCCCACCGGCAACGCCAAGAAGCCACCCCTGGGCCTCTTCCTGGAGTGGGTCATGGTCGCCTGGAATAGCATCTCCAGTGAGTCCATCGTGCAGGGCTTCAAGAAGTGCCACATCTCCAGCAATCTGGAAGACGAAGATGATGTCCTGTGGGAGATTGAGAGCGAGCttccagggggaggggaggcccccAAAGATTGCGATACTGAGACTGCGCGGGAGGGCAACTGA